A DNA window from Hevea brasiliensis isolate MT/VB/25A 57/8 chromosome 2, ASM3005281v1, whole genome shotgun sequence contains the following coding sequences:
- the LOC110665540 gene encoding sister-chromatid cohesion protein 3 isoform X2: MDNAPKDAETSRARPKRGRPRIQNQETSDEGPNQAEIEASPDNFSEVRPKAKRSRPLEEQKSDQSLIEVIKGNGKQIPHVVKLWVEHYEKDPKPAMVELLTMLFEACGAKFYIKEELLDETDVDDVVVALVNLARKGEVEDYQSSKRKDFKNFKENIVSFWDNLVVECQNGPLFDKVLFDKCMDYIIALSCTPPRVYRQIASLMGLQLVTSFITVAKTLGAQRETTQRQLNAEKKKRTEGPRLESLNKRLSTTHEMIVVLEDMMRKIFTGLFVHRYRDIDPNIRMSCIESLGVWILSYPSLFLQDLYLKYLGWTLNDKSAGVRKASILALQNLYDVDDNVPTLSLFTERFSNRMIELADDIDVSVAVCAIGLVKQLLRHQLLPDDDLGPLYDLLIDDPADIRLAIGELVYDHLIAQKFNSSQSGSRGNDSGSSEVHLGRMLQILREFSTDPILCIYVIDDVWEYMKAMKDWKCIISMLLDENPLVELNDDDAANLVRLLFASVRKAVGERIVPASDNRKQYYNKAQKEIFENNRRDVTIAMMKNYPLLLRKFMADQAKVPSLVEIIVYMNLELYSLKRQEQNFKNVLQLIKEAFFKHGEKEALRSCVKAIKFCSTESQGELKDFADNILKNLEDELIAKLRSAMKEAADGDEYSLLVNLKRLYELQLSRAVPIESLYDDFVRNLHNFRNADDEVASFLLLNMYLHVAWSLQSIVNSETVSKGRLVSLLSKRNILFEELEYFLLTPSEEERANKYANHLVCRVCIILAETWCLFRQTNFSSTKLENLGYCPDSSVLSKFWRLCEQQLNISDETEHEDSSKEYIEETNRDAVMIAAAKLVASDTVTKESLAPEIISHFVMHGTSVAEIVKHLITVIKKKEEDISNIFLKALKRAHHWHLEELCRSDDRAFTGKSFQECKDLAARLSGTFMGAARNKHREEILKIVKEGIEYAFIEAPKQLSFLESAVLYFVSKLPTPDVLEILKDVQSRIENVNTDEDPSGWRPYYTFVDNLREKYAKNEGFPDEKEGTAVRRRGRPRKQQNIEGKRLFGEHGSSEEEDSISGSDQEDAREEEKQNEEEEEAPLIHSLKASKLRSFKVSRDENKGQARTGVSRTSGASN, encoded by the exons aTGGACAACGCACCCAAAGACGCCGAAACTTCCCGTGCCCGCCCT AAGAGGGGTAGGCCTCGCATTCAGAACCAAGAAACAAGTGATGAAGGCCCCAACCAAGCGGAGATAGAGGCTTCTCCTGACAACTTCAGTGAGGTCCGTCCTAAAGCTAAACGCAGCCGACCTCTGGAGGAGCAAAAGTCCGACCAAAGCTTGATTG AGGTCATCAAAGGCAATGGGAAACAAATCCCCCATGTGGTGAAGCTTTGGGTTGAGCACTATGAAAAGGATCCAAAACCTGCAATGGTTGAACTCTTGACCATGCTTTTTGAG GCATGTGgagctaaattttatatcaaggaAGAGTTGCTTGATGAGACTGATGTTGATGATGTTGTGGTTGCTCTTGTCAATCTCGCTAGAAAA GGAGAAGTTGAAGATTATCAAAGTTCAAAGAGGAAGGATTTCAAGAACTTCAAAGAGAACATTGTCTCATTTTGGGACAATCTGGTAGTTGAGTGCCAGAATGGACCCCTATTTGATAAGGTTTTGTTTGATAAATGCATGGATTACATAATAGCATTGTCATG CACTCCTCCAAGAGTTTACCGACAAATTGCTTCGTTGATGGGCCTTCAACTTGTAACATCATTCATAACAGTTGCAAAAACACTTGGAGCTCAGCGAGAAACTACTCAGAGACAGCTAAATGCTGAAAAGAAGAAACGAACTGAGGGACCTCGTCTTGAGTCACTAAATAAAAGGTTATCTACAACTCATGAAATGATAGTTGTGCTAGAGGACATGATGCGCAAAATTTTTACAGG GTTATTTGTGCATCGGTACCGAGATATTGATCCTAACATTCGAATGTCATGCATAGAGTCACTTGGTGTGTGGATTTTGTCATATCCATCACTTTTCCTACAGGATTTATACTTAAAGTACCTTGGATGGACATTGAATGATAAA AGTGCTGGTGTAAGAAAAGCATCTATCCTTGCTTTGCAAAATCTTTATGATGTGGATGATAATGTGCCCACTCTTAGTCTATTCACTGAACGATTTTCCAACCGCATGATTGAGCTTGCTGACGACATTGATGTCTCTGTTGCTGTATGcgccattggacttgtaaaacaaTTACTAAG GCATCAGCTTCTGCCTGATGATGACTTGGGTCCTTTATATGATTTACTTATTGATGATCCTGCAGACATCAGGCTTGCCATAGGAGAATTGGTGTATGATCACTTGATTGCTCAAAAGTTTAATAGCTCTCAATCTGGCTCTAGAG GTAATGACAGTGGTTCTTCTGAGGTCCATCTCGGCAGAATGTTGCAAATTTTAAGGGAGTTTTCAACAGATCCTATCCTCTGTATCTATGTTATTGATGATGTTTGGGAGTACATGAAAGCAATGAAG GATTGGAAGTGCATTATTTCCATGCTGTTGGATGAGAATCCATTGGTTGAGCTTAATGATGATGATGCAGCAAATTTGGTTAGACTTCTTTTTGCATCAGTCCGGAAGGCTGTAGGAGAGAGGATAGTTCCTGCTTCTGATAATCGAAAGCAATATTATAATAAAGCTCAGAAA GAAATATTTGAAAATAATAGAAGAGATGTTACAATTGCCATGATGAAGAACTATCCTCTCCTCTTACGTAAATTCATGGCTGACCAAGCAAAAGTACCGTCACTGGTTGAGATTATCGTATACATGAACCTAGAGCTTTATTCCCTAAAGAGACAGGAACAG AATTTCAAAAATGTTCTTCAGCTTATTAAAGAGGCGTTTTTTAAACATGGTGAGAAGGAGGCACTGAGATCTTGTGTGAAGGCTATTAAGTTTTGTTCTACTGAGAGTCAAGGAGAGCTAAAAGATTTTGCGGATAATATATTAAAGAATCTTGAAGATGAGCTGATTGCTAAGCTTAGATCTGCGATGAAAGAAGCAGCG GATGGTGATGAATATTCTCTTCTCGTAAATTTGAAAAGGTTATATGAGCTTCAGTTATCAAGGGCCGTACCAATTGAGAGTTTATATGATGATTTTGTTAGGAATCTCCACAATTTCAGAAATGCGGATGATGAG GTTGCCAGTTTTCTGCTTCTGAATATGTATTTGCATGTAGCATGGTCTCTGCAGTCTATTGTGAACAGTGAAACTGTCTCCAAAGGACGCTTAGTCTCTCTACTTTCAAAACGCAATATCTTGTTTGAGGAACTTGAGTACTTTCTTCTGACCCCTTCTGAAGAAGAGAGAGCTAATAAATATGCCAATCATCTAGTGTGCAGA GTTTGTATTATACTTGCAGAGACATGGTGTTTGTTCAGACAGACAAATTTTTCTTCAACAAAGCTGGAAAACTTAGGATATTGTCCGGATTCATCTGTTCTTAGCAAATTCTGGAGACTTTGCGAACAGCAGCTCAACATTTCAG ATGAAACAGAACATGAAGACTCAAGCAAAGAGTACATTGAGGAGACAAATAGAGATGCAGTTATGATAGCTGCAGCAAAGTTGGTTGCTAGTGATACAGTTACCAAG GAATCTCTTGCTCCAGAGATCATTTCTCATTTTGTGATGCATGGAACAAGTGTAGCAGAGATTGTTAAGCATCTAATCACTGTcataaagaaaaaagaagaagatattTCCAATATCTTTTTAAAAGCATTGAAAAGG GCCCATCACTGGCATTTGGAGGAACTTTGTAGAAGCGATGACAGAGCCTTCACAGGAAAATCTTTTCAGGAGTGTAAGGACCTGGCTGCTCGACTTTCTGGAACATTCATGGGTGCTGCTCGGAACAAGCATAGAGAAGAAATCTTAAAAATTGTCAAGGAAGGTATTGAATATGCTTTCATAGAAGCTCCAAAACAGTTGTCTTTTCTGGAAAGTGCAGTGCTTTATTTTGTATCCAAATTGCCGACACCTGATGTCCTGGAAAT TCTAAAAGATGTCCAAAGCCGAATAGAGAATGTAAATACTGATGAAGATCCCAGTGGTTGGCGCCCCTACTACACATTTGTGGACAACTTGCGAGAAAAGTATGCAAAGAATGAAGGTTTCCCAG ATGAGAAAGAGGGGACTGCTGTAAGACGCAGGGGTCGTCCAAGGAAGCAACAAAACATAGAAGGAAAGAGACTCTTTGGTGAGCATGGTTCAAGTGAAGAGGAGGATTCAATTAGTGGATCTGATCAAGAAGATGCACGGGAAGAAGAAAAGCAaaatgaggaggaagaggaggcTCCTTTGATACATTCATTGAAAGCATCCAAATTGAGGTCATTTAAGGTTTCAAGAGATGAAAATAAAGGCCAGGCAAGGACAGGAGTTTCTAGAACTTCTG GAGCATCAAACTAG
- the LOC110665540 gene encoding sister-chromatid cohesion protein 3 isoform X5, whose product MDNAPKDAETSRARPKRGRPRIQNQETSDEGPNQAEIEASPDNFSEVRPKAKRSRPLEEQKSDQSLIEVIKGNGKQIPHVVKLWVEHYEKDPKPAMVELLTMLFEACGAKFYIKEELLDETDVDDVVVALVNLARKGEVEDYQSSKRKDFKNFKENIVSFWDNLVVECQNGPLFDKVLFDKCMDYIIALSCTPPRVYRQIASLMGLQLVTSFITVAKTLGAQRETTQRQLNAEKKKRTEGPRLESLNKRLSTTHEMIVVLEDMMRKIFTGLFVHRYRDIDPNIRMSCIESLGVWILSYPSLFLQDLYLKYLGWTLNDKSAGVRKASILALQNLYDVDDNVPTLSLFTERFSNRMIELADDIDVSVAVCAIGLVKQLLRHQLLPDDDLGPLYDLLIDDPADIRLAIGELVYDHLIAQKFNSSQSGSRGNDSGSSEVHLGRMLQILREFSTDPILCIYVIDDVWEYMKAMKDWKCIISMLLDENPLVELNDDDAANLVRLLFASVRKAVGERIVPASDNRKQYYNKAQKEIFENNRRDVTIAMMKNYPLLLRKFMADQAKVPSLVEIIVYMNLELYSLKRQEQNFKNVLQLIKEAFFKHGEKEALRSCVKAIKFCSTESQGELKDFADNILKNLEDELIAKLRSAMKEAADGDEYSLLVNLKRLYELQLSRAVPIESLYDDFVRNLHNFRNADDEVASFLLLNMYLHVAWSLQSIVNSETVSKGRLVSLLSKRNILFEELEYFLLTPSEEERANKYANHLVCRVCIILAETWCLFRQTNFSSTKLENLGYCPDSSVLSKFWRLCEQQLNISDETEHEDSSKEYIEETNRDAVMIAAAKLVASDTVTKESLAPEIISHFVMHGTSVAEIVKHLITVIKKKEEDISNIFLKALKRAHHWHLEELCRSDDRAFTGKSFQECKDLAARLSGTFMGAARNKHREEILKIVKEGIEYAFIEAPKQLSFLESAVLYFVSKLPTPDVLEISLKDVQSRIENVNTDEDPSGWRPYYTFVDNLREKYAKNEGFPGGCFHVLNP is encoded by the exons aTGGACAACGCACCCAAAGACGCCGAAACTTCCCGTGCCCGCCCT AAGAGGGGTAGGCCTCGCATTCAGAACCAAGAAACAAGTGATGAAGGCCCCAACCAAGCGGAGATAGAGGCTTCTCCTGACAACTTCAGTGAGGTCCGTCCTAAAGCTAAACGCAGCCGACCTCTGGAGGAGCAAAAGTCCGACCAAAGCTTGATTG AGGTCATCAAAGGCAATGGGAAACAAATCCCCCATGTGGTGAAGCTTTGGGTTGAGCACTATGAAAAGGATCCAAAACCTGCAATGGTTGAACTCTTGACCATGCTTTTTGAG GCATGTGgagctaaattttatatcaaggaAGAGTTGCTTGATGAGACTGATGTTGATGATGTTGTGGTTGCTCTTGTCAATCTCGCTAGAAAA GGAGAAGTTGAAGATTATCAAAGTTCAAAGAGGAAGGATTTCAAGAACTTCAAAGAGAACATTGTCTCATTTTGGGACAATCTGGTAGTTGAGTGCCAGAATGGACCCCTATTTGATAAGGTTTTGTTTGATAAATGCATGGATTACATAATAGCATTGTCATG CACTCCTCCAAGAGTTTACCGACAAATTGCTTCGTTGATGGGCCTTCAACTTGTAACATCATTCATAACAGTTGCAAAAACACTTGGAGCTCAGCGAGAAACTACTCAGAGACAGCTAAATGCTGAAAAGAAGAAACGAACTGAGGGACCTCGTCTTGAGTCACTAAATAAAAGGTTATCTACAACTCATGAAATGATAGTTGTGCTAGAGGACATGATGCGCAAAATTTTTACAGG GTTATTTGTGCATCGGTACCGAGATATTGATCCTAACATTCGAATGTCATGCATAGAGTCACTTGGTGTGTGGATTTTGTCATATCCATCACTTTTCCTACAGGATTTATACTTAAAGTACCTTGGATGGACATTGAATGATAAA AGTGCTGGTGTAAGAAAAGCATCTATCCTTGCTTTGCAAAATCTTTATGATGTGGATGATAATGTGCCCACTCTTAGTCTATTCACTGAACGATTTTCCAACCGCATGATTGAGCTTGCTGACGACATTGATGTCTCTGTTGCTGTATGcgccattggacttgtaaaacaaTTACTAAG GCATCAGCTTCTGCCTGATGATGACTTGGGTCCTTTATATGATTTACTTATTGATGATCCTGCAGACATCAGGCTTGCCATAGGAGAATTGGTGTATGATCACTTGATTGCTCAAAAGTTTAATAGCTCTCAATCTGGCTCTAGAG GTAATGACAGTGGTTCTTCTGAGGTCCATCTCGGCAGAATGTTGCAAATTTTAAGGGAGTTTTCAACAGATCCTATCCTCTGTATCTATGTTATTGATGATGTTTGGGAGTACATGAAAGCAATGAAG GATTGGAAGTGCATTATTTCCATGCTGTTGGATGAGAATCCATTGGTTGAGCTTAATGATGATGATGCAGCAAATTTGGTTAGACTTCTTTTTGCATCAGTCCGGAAGGCTGTAGGAGAGAGGATAGTTCCTGCTTCTGATAATCGAAAGCAATATTATAATAAAGCTCAGAAA GAAATATTTGAAAATAATAGAAGAGATGTTACAATTGCCATGATGAAGAACTATCCTCTCCTCTTACGTAAATTCATGGCTGACCAAGCAAAAGTACCGTCACTGGTTGAGATTATCGTATACATGAACCTAGAGCTTTATTCCCTAAAGAGACAGGAACAG AATTTCAAAAATGTTCTTCAGCTTATTAAAGAGGCGTTTTTTAAACATGGTGAGAAGGAGGCACTGAGATCTTGTGTGAAGGCTATTAAGTTTTGTTCTACTGAGAGTCAAGGAGAGCTAAAAGATTTTGCGGATAATATATTAAAGAATCTTGAAGATGAGCTGATTGCTAAGCTTAGATCTGCGATGAAAGAAGCAGCG GATGGTGATGAATATTCTCTTCTCGTAAATTTGAAAAGGTTATATGAGCTTCAGTTATCAAGGGCCGTACCAATTGAGAGTTTATATGATGATTTTGTTAGGAATCTCCACAATTTCAGAAATGCGGATGATGAG GTTGCCAGTTTTCTGCTTCTGAATATGTATTTGCATGTAGCATGGTCTCTGCAGTCTATTGTGAACAGTGAAACTGTCTCCAAAGGACGCTTAGTCTCTCTACTTTCAAAACGCAATATCTTGTTTGAGGAACTTGAGTACTTTCTTCTGACCCCTTCTGAAGAAGAGAGAGCTAATAAATATGCCAATCATCTAGTGTGCAGA GTTTGTATTATACTTGCAGAGACATGGTGTTTGTTCAGACAGACAAATTTTTCTTCAACAAAGCTGGAAAACTTAGGATATTGTCCGGATTCATCTGTTCTTAGCAAATTCTGGAGACTTTGCGAACAGCAGCTCAACATTTCAG ATGAAACAGAACATGAAGACTCAAGCAAAGAGTACATTGAGGAGACAAATAGAGATGCAGTTATGATAGCTGCAGCAAAGTTGGTTGCTAGTGATACAGTTACCAAG GAATCTCTTGCTCCAGAGATCATTTCTCATTTTGTGATGCATGGAACAAGTGTAGCAGAGATTGTTAAGCATCTAATCACTGTcataaagaaaaaagaagaagatattTCCAATATCTTTTTAAAAGCATTGAAAAGG GCCCATCACTGGCATTTGGAGGAACTTTGTAGAAGCGATGACAGAGCCTTCACAGGAAAATCTTTTCAGGAGTGTAAGGACCTGGCTGCTCGACTTTCTGGAACATTCATGGGTGCTGCTCGGAACAAGCATAGAGAAGAAATCTTAAAAATTGTCAAGGAAGGTATTGAATATGCTTTCATAGAAGCTCCAAAACAGTTGTCTTTTCTGGAAAGTGCAGTGCTTTATTTTGTATCCAAATTGCCGACACCTGATGTCCTGGAAAT TAGTCTAAAAGATGTCCAAAGCCGAATAGAGAATGTAAATACTGATGAAGATCCCAGTGGTTGGCGCCCCTACTACACATTTGTGGACAACTTGCGAGAAAAGTATGCAAAGAATGAAGGTTTCCCAG GAGGCTGTTTCCATGTTTTGAACCCATGA
- the LOC110665540 gene encoding sister-chromatid cohesion protein 3 isoform X1, whose product MDNAPKDAETSRARPKRGRPRIQNQETSDEGPNQAEIEASPDNFSEVRPKAKRSRPLEEQKSDQSLIEVIKGNGKQIPHVVKLWVEHYEKDPKPAMVELLTMLFEACGAKFYIKEELLDETDVDDVVVALVNLARKGEVEDYQSSKRKDFKNFKENIVSFWDNLVVECQNGPLFDKVLFDKCMDYIIALSCTPPRVYRQIASLMGLQLVTSFITVAKTLGAQRETTQRQLNAEKKKRTEGPRLESLNKRLSTTHEMIVVLEDMMRKIFTGLFVHRYRDIDPNIRMSCIESLGVWILSYPSLFLQDLYLKYLGWTLNDKSAGVRKASILALQNLYDVDDNVPTLSLFTERFSNRMIELADDIDVSVAVCAIGLVKQLLRHQLLPDDDLGPLYDLLIDDPADIRLAIGELVYDHLIAQKFNSSQSGSRGNDSGSSEVHLGRMLQILREFSTDPILCIYVIDDVWEYMKAMKDWKCIISMLLDENPLVELNDDDAANLVRLLFASVRKAVGERIVPASDNRKQYYNKAQKEIFENNRRDVTIAMMKNYPLLLRKFMADQAKVPSLVEIIVYMNLELYSLKRQEQNFKNVLQLIKEAFFKHGEKEALRSCVKAIKFCSTESQGELKDFADNILKNLEDELIAKLRSAMKEAADGDEYSLLVNLKRLYELQLSRAVPIESLYDDFVRNLHNFRNADDEVASFLLLNMYLHVAWSLQSIVNSETVSKGRLVSLLSKRNILFEELEYFLLTPSEEERANKYANHLVCRVCIILAETWCLFRQTNFSSTKLENLGYCPDSSVLSKFWRLCEQQLNISDETEHEDSSKEYIEETNRDAVMIAAAKLVASDTVTKESLAPEIISHFVMHGTSVAEIVKHLITVIKKKEEDISNIFLKALKRAHHWHLEELCRSDDRAFTGKSFQECKDLAARLSGTFMGAARNKHREEILKIVKEGIEYAFIEAPKQLSFLESAVLYFVSKLPTPDVLEISLKDVQSRIENVNTDEDPSGWRPYYTFVDNLREKYAKNEGFPDEKEGTAVRRRGRPRKQQNIEGKRLFGEHGSSEEEDSISGSDQEDAREEEKQNEEEEEAPLIHSLKASKLRSFKVSRDENKGQARTGVSRTSGASN is encoded by the exons aTGGACAACGCACCCAAAGACGCCGAAACTTCCCGTGCCCGCCCT AAGAGGGGTAGGCCTCGCATTCAGAACCAAGAAACAAGTGATGAAGGCCCCAACCAAGCGGAGATAGAGGCTTCTCCTGACAACTTCAGTGAGGTCCGTCCTAAAGCTAAACGCAGCCGACCTCTGGAGGAGCAAAAGTCCGACCAAAGCTTGATTG AGGTCATCAAAGGCAATGGGAAACAAATCCCCCATGTGGTGAAGCTTTGGGTTGAGCACTATGAAAAGGATCCAAAACCTGCAATGGTTGAACTCTTGACCATGCTTTTTGAG GCATGTGgagctaaattttatatcaaggaAGAGTTGCTTGATGAGACTGATGTTGATGATGTTGTGGTTGCTCTTGTCAATCTCGCTAGAAAA GGAGAAGTTGAAGATTATCAAAGTTCAAAGAGGAAGGATTTCAAGAACTTCAAAGAGAACATTGTCTCATTTTGGGACAATCTGGTAGTTGAGTGCCAGAATGGACCCCTATTTGATAAGGTTTTGTTTGATAAATGCATGGATTACATAATAGCATTGTCATG CACTCCTCCAAGAGTTTACCGACAAATTGCTTCGTTGATGGGCCTTCAACTTGTAACATCATTCATAACAGTTGCAAAAACACTTGGAGCTCAGCGAGAAACTACTCAGAGACAGCTAAATGCTGAAAAGAAGAAACGAACTGAGGGACCTCGTCTTGAGTCACTAAATAAAAGGTTATCTACAACTCATGAAATGATAGTTGTGCTAGAGGACATGATGCGCAAAATTTTTACAGG GTTATTTGTGCATCGGTACCGAGATATTGATCCTAACATTCGAATGTCATGCATAGAGTCACTTGGTGTGTGGATTTTGTCATATCCATCACTTTTCCTACAGGATTTATACTTAAAGTACCTTGGATGGACATTGAATGATAAA AGTGCTGGTGTAAGAAAAGCATCTATCCTTGCTTTGCAAAATCTTTATGATGTGGATGATAATGTGCCCACTCTTAGTCTATTCACTGAACGATTTTCCAACCGCATGATTGAGCTTGCTGACGACATTGATGTCTCTGTTGCTGTATGcgccattggacttgtaaaacaaTTACTAAG GCATCAGCTTCTGCCTGATGATGACTTGGGTCCTTTATATGATTTACTTATTGATGATCCTGCAGACATCAGGCTTGCCATAGGAGAATTGGTGTATGATCACTTGATTGCTCAAAAGTTTAATAGCTCTCAATCTGGCTCTAGAG GTAATGACAGTGGTTCTTCTGAGGTCCATCTCGGCAGAATGTTGCAAATTTTAAGGGAGTTTTCAACAGATCCTATCCTCTGTATCTATGTTATTGATGATGTTTGGGAGTACATGAAAGCAATGAAG GATTGGAAGTGCATTATTTCCATGCTGTTGGATGAGAATCCATTGGTTGAGCTTAATGATGATGATGCAGCAAATTTGGTTAGACTTCTTTTTGCATCAGTCCGGAAGGCTGTAGGAGAGAGGATAGTTCCTGCTTCTGATAATCGAAAGCAATATTATAATAAAGCTCAGAAA GAAATATTTGAAAATAATAGAAGAGATGTTACAATTGCCATGATGAAGAACTATCCTCTCCTCTTACGTAAATTCATGGCTGACCAAGCAAAAGTACCGTCACTGGTTGAGATTATCGTATACATGAACCTAGAGCTTTATTCCCTAAAGAGACAGGAACAG AATTTCAAAAATGTTCTTCAGCTTATTAAAGAGGCGTTTTTTAAACATGGTGAGAAGGAGGCACTGAGATCTTGTGTGAAGGCTATTAAGTTTTGTTCTACTGAGAGTCAAGGAGAGCTAAAAGATTTTGCGGATAATATATTAAAGAATCTTGAAGATGAGCTGATTGCTAAGCTTAGATCTGCGATGAAAGAAGCAGCG GATGGTGATGAATATTCTCTTCTCGTAAATTTGAAAAGGTTATATGAGCTTCAGTTATCAAGGGCCGTACCAATTGAGAGTTTATATGATGATTTTGTTAGGAATCTCCACAATTTCAGAAATGCGGATGATGAG GTTGCCAGTTTTCTGCTTCTGAATATGTATTTGCATGTAGCATGGTCTCTGCAGTCTATTGTGAACAGTGAAACTGTCTCCAAAGGACGCTTAGTCTCTCTACTTTCAAAACGCAATATCTTGTTTGAGGAACTTGAGTACTTTCTTCTGACCCCTTCTGAAGAAGAGAGAGCTAATAAATATGCCAATCATCTAGTGTGCAGA GTTTGTATTATACTTGCAGAGACATGGTGTTTGTTCAGACAGACAAATTTTTCTTCAACAAAGCTGGAAAACTTAGGATATTGTCCGGATTCATCTGTTCTTAGCAAATTCTGGAGACTTTGCGAACAGCAGCTCAACATTTCAG ATGAAACAGAACATGAAGACTCAAGCAAAGAGTACATTGAGGAGACAAATAGAGATGCAGTTATGATAGCTGCAGCAAAGTTGGTTGCTAGTGATACAGTTACCAAG GAATCTCTTGCTCCAGAGATCATTTCTCATTTTGTGATGCATGGAACAAGTGTAGCAGAGATTGTTAAGCATCTAATCACTGTcataaagaaaaaagaagaagatattTCCAATATCTTTTTAAAAGCATTGAAAAGG GCCCATCACTGGCATTTGGAGGAACTTTGTAGAAGCGATGACAGAGCCTTCACAGGAAAATCTTTTCAGGAGTGTAAGGACCTGGCTGCTCGACTTTCTGGAACATTCATGGGTGCTGCTCGGAACAAGCATAGAGAAGAAATCTTAAAAATTGTCAAGGAAGGTATTGAATATGCTTTCATAGAAGCTCCAAAACAGTTGTCTTTTCTGGAAAGTGCAGTGCTTTATTTTGTATCCAAATTGCCGACACCTGATGTCCTGGAAAT TAGTCTAAAAGATGTCCAAAGCCGAATAGAGAATGTAAATACTGATGAAGATCCCAGTGGTTGGCGCCCCTACTACACATTTGTGGACAACTTGCGAGAAAAGTATGCAAAGAATGAAGGTTTCCCAG ATGAGAAAGAGGGGACTGCTGTAAGACGCAGGGGTCGTCCAAGGAAGCAACAAAACATAGAAGGAAAGAGACTCTTTGGTGAGCATGGTTCAAGTGAAGAGGAGGATTCAATTAGTGGATCTGATCAAGAAGATGCACGGGAAGAAGAAAAGCAaaatgaggaggaagaggaggcTCCTTTGATACATTCATTGAAAGCATCCAAATTGAGGTCATTTAAGGTTTCAAGAGATGAAAATAAAGGCCAGGCAAGGACAGGAGTTTCTAGAACTTCTG GAGCATCAAACTAG